caagtattcgTCGTGCTTataccatctgcgcccgccttcgcgtgggacttccATGTTGTTTTGATCGGGCCGTTGGTTGAGAAAAGATCGCCAAATTAAACTATTAAACTAATgcacctgatgtgttcaaatgacgatcATTAcgtttaatttagagttttaatttggcggttccgtcacaagcAGCCTGACGGCCAGATTGTCATCTACGACCTCAATCGCACGCCGTCGGACTCGCGCCATATCGATCGCCATGCGTTGCGAgcttcgccgcgccgcggccacTCCGGCCGGCAGCAagtcgtcgccggcgtcgtgcACGAGCGGAGATCAATGCTGCAGGCCGCGGCGACCCAACGAAATTTTTAGCCGGGGCTAGGAACCCAGAGGACAGAGGAGCGCAGAGACTCTGCAGTGTAGCTGGCCGGGATCGCCCTGGCCGCGCTGACGACCTCGCTCCTCCTGGCTGTACCGCGACGTGGCGATGGCTGGATCGTCTTCACGCGTGCGGCGAATCGGCGGGCGCGTCTGGCCGTCGTTGAAGCCGTGAAGGCCGGCCGGGACGCCAAGTGTTGCCTTGCTATGACTCCACAGAGGTTCAGGACCTGCCCCCACATGCCGTTTGTTCTGTTTCTTTTTTGAACGATTCCGTCTGTTCCGCTTCACCTGCGTGCATCTGATGCTATGAGTTTTGGGGAATTGGGGACAGTACCTGGAGCATGTGGATTTAGAATGACCTGCGTGGCTTCACGATAGCTGACACTACAATGCTCGAAAAACGATAGCTGACACGACATCTGTGAGACATCACTGGAGATTTGTCGGCCGGGCACATGAGCTGCTAGCCTACTACTGCTAGATTAGATACGAGCAGCTTCATCATCCCATCTCAAGCGGGATAGGCTATATATCTCCTGATTCGGTGATTCCTGAACATGAGCTATGGCCACGTCAAGGGTTTAGACTCTGAGAGTTGGCCTAGGCGAAGCCATCCAGGACAGCAGGGGTCTGGTAGTAGTTTCTGAACTAAACATGACTGTCAAATGCAGAGTTAAATGCGGGACCCAATCACCCAAGGTCTAAACTGCAAgtctcaaaaatatattttaaaataatAGAAGGAATAATTGACCAAAGTTTTAAATCCAGTaccttgtttatttttttgtatGTATAAATGAAATACACATTGAAAACACTTCTCTACTATACAAACGATCTGTTCCACTGCCGTGCCATCCTAGTCACGGACCCAAtccatttttcctttccccAGCTCACCCCTATGCTGAGAAGTATTCATGCGCATCACCATTTCATTTGCAGTTTGCATAATTTTGCTGCAGCCTTTATATCCTAAGCTATCGCCGTAATTTTCAAGTTTTCTCAAGATTATTTTTTTCATCACAAAAAAGTGTTTTTTTTCAAATGCGGGTGATATTAATGTTGTTATAATTTTCTCAAATATTTAAGGCCTTTTAGTCAAATTAAGGCAATCTGTTATTTATCAGGTTGCTGGTGGTGTGTTTGATTGGGAAGCATGGGTTGAGTTTGTTTCCGCTCTCCGAAATATTTAAATTAGACTAGAAAATCGTGAACCATTTAATAAAAAATTGTGAAAATAATAGTAATAATAACAGTTGGACCTTTGTAAAGAACAATTGAGAAGTATTTGATATCATGTATTATGTTACACTTGATGTGACCATGTACCTATAGGTCTCGTTTTCTTTTGCGGCCGCAGGTTATTGGCCTGTGAATAGCGGCAAATGAAAGTTGCTAGCGTATATAATTAGATGCACTATAATTTAATGGTTAATCACATCCATGATCCATTGACGATGACAGGTGGCACACCAGTAACTCATCacaaacacatgcatgcatgatcatGTGATGATCACGACAAAACAGTTGTATCAGGACAGGGAACAAGTTCTTTCTTTATTCTGGCACATAGAGCTGAGTTGTAGAATCCACCAAGTTCTTACAGTTAGAGAGCACGGGATCAGGATCCATAAATTTCTAGTACAATTCTAGCTAAATCCATATACAGCTGTTGTTAACAATGTCCGGGTCTTCACCAGTTGCCCCCACGGCCGTCCCCTTTACGTTCGCAGAGCACGGGTTTACCCGAGAAATTTGTAAAAATGGGACCGCAAACATTGTCTTTTGCAGTTTTGCCATTGGCCCCACATTTTATAGGCACAGATGGTCCCACCGTGTCATTCATGTCATTCATTGGGAGTGGCAAATTCACGAGTGCTCAGTGTCTAATATTGCAATTTTTTCGGTTTAcccggcggcgcttgccgcctGTGACCTTGCGCGGCGCGCCAGCCGGGGCCAGTCGCTTTCGCTTTTCCCCTTCGCCCTGGCGGCcgctcccggcgagctcctTGCGTGCTCGCTCTTGCAGTCTCGCAGGCAGACGAATGAATCAGCTGGTCGCCATTGCTCACCAATGGACGGTTGCAGCAGGGCAGGGCGATGACGGATCGATCGATCAGCAGTTCAGCACACGAGCTTCTCCACGGCCATCCCCTGCAGCAGTGGCCGCGAGTCGCCACGCCCATGGCGCAGGGCCGGCCCGCAGCAGGaggcggaggacgaggaggacacGCGGTGGAGGACGTCGAGGAAGTGGTCCTCGTCGCAGGGGAGCGCGATGGGCCCGGGCGCGGCCGGGAAGCCGTACTCCTCCTCCGCCTGGCGCAGCAGGTCCCGGAACGCCGGGTGGCTGAGGTGCGCCAGCCGCACCACGAACCGCCTCGGGCCgcacccgtcgccgccgccctccacgcgcaccgccacgtgccccgccggcaccgcggcggcggcggcgcccgctccctcgccggagcgcgaggaggcggtggcggcgcgggaccgccaccgccgcacggcGCGGCGCAGGCAGACGAGCGACGGGATCGTGATCGCGATCTTGCACATGGTTGAGGCGGCCGAACTGGATCGAAGAAGAGAGCCGCGATGGGGATGGAACGGGCGAGCGAGCAGCGGTTTGCTAACCTCTCGAGAAGTGGCGCTTCGATCGATCGCTTGCAATCGAGTTGGAGTTGTTTGTGTGCGGGTGCGGAGCTGGGCGGCGACGGGGTGGGCAATATATAGCCGCGGCGCCGGGCATCGGGCACTGGGGTGGCGTCGCTGGCGCGTCGTTTTTGGTGTGCGGAGCTGCCGAGCTGGGCCGtggcgtgcgtgcgtgtgtcGTGTGCATGCACCGGACCGGGACGCCGCGCGCAGCGCTTCTGCTTCCCTGGTGAGGCCGGCAGCGCTGTGGCTCTGTGCTCTGGCAGCTCTGCTGCGGTGGCGGTAACTGGTAAGCGGTTTGTGTCGTTTCTGGGTGCTGCCGCTGCTCGGCCCTGGATTCCTGTAGTATAGGCGGATAGCACTATTGGTGGGAGAAAGTGAAGCCTGTGACTGGTGATGTTACATTTTCCTCTTCACAGGTTACACATGCTCCTTTCTTTTGTATGAATAAACGAGTCTCTCTCTTTCTAGTGAACATCCAGCCAGAAACATACTAGACAGCATCTCTTTAGCACCTGTGTTTTGTTTTGCCTGAAGATTTCTGGTCTGATTCCTACTGTTTTGGGATGCCTGAACGGTGCTGAAATCATAACGCCAGCGGACTGCCGGTTACTGAGAACTGGCCGGGCGGGCACACACTAGCGGGACCACATCAGTCAAGCGGATGAGGCGAGATTAGTCGCAGGAGTTCACACTCTGAATATCTGGTCTTGCCTGTGTTGTCTGCAGACGCCAAGGCATGCCGTAACAGTGAAAGAAAAGGACACCGTGTATGCTTGTGCTGAACAGATGATGCCATATATGTCCAGGCACCAGGCATGCCAACTCGAAGGCATGGGTGCACAACTGCACAGTacactacttcgtctactttcCCAGAAGCCCTTGACTCTTCCATTGGTAGAGGAGGACCCTGTCTCGCTAGATCGATCAGACTTATTGCTATTTTCATTCAGTATAAACGATTTCAAGCTAATAGATTTTTCTTGCACATCAGCTTCTACAGAAAATATCAATTTGTAAGCACCTTtggaatttaaaagttattcTAAAATTACTCTGTGTCGTAGTGCTGCAAACcatagccgggtggcggaaggcacccgcttaagcccagagggtgtgtactcaggggttagctagtcccagttcgatctcgctcaagaacacgatgaacacagcgggattagagtggttcgggccgctggagcgtaataccctacgtccactgtttGTTGTATTgtcttgcctcgagagagttcgcgagagcttgtgtgtgtcTAGAGAGCCCCCTCCTGTACAGCgagcgccccccttttatatctcaaaggGGGCGCGTATATAgccgttgggaccccgacaggtgggcccaacgatgcagTACAAgttaacgtactgttcataatcatggcgtcgcaggcgaaggagatccctCTTCTAGATTCCATTGCCTGCTCCCGGAATCCTCCGTCCGGTGTGTCCAGGCGCTTGTCTTGTCGGAGCGGCGCCAGGCATAGCTAGCGGCgttgcctgccacgtagctgaacgggccgcgtagcttgcggcgtaggaggcatgatggaaaagtgccgtgccgtcgtatccaattaatgcggcagacgggctctgcgcgggtgcggcacaggcggctacactgtgtaccttggtaatacgcggtgcacagtgaggcctgacaaaggctgtcccgcgtgctgtggcgacagagcacgcctcaaccatctgcattaaatgcggtgggtgcgcgagtcttccagcgtTGCCTGGCGCACGAGTCCGCGTCCGTGCCTCCGggccacgtggcggctccggacctccacgcggtaagggaggtccggatggagacaggaggtcccggacccctatggggggtccgaggcctcggctgtcagctcggagtttCCCTTCCTTAGGGACATGTGGCGTCTCTGGACCCATACCCCGGCGgaggacgggtccggggccattggcttggtgaggaaagagcctgacccgtggggcctagCTACTCCGTCATGTGTGCGCAGtcacggataactacgcgggtcctgtcttcccgcagtaagagtgggtatccctgttacagggtatcGACACTCTGAATACTCAAAATAAGTAGTAATGTTAATTTGGGTCCCCATTTGGCCATCTCCAAGGTGGAATTTTGATAATGTCCATCGAAGTGGATTTCTGAATTTCTATGCATCTTCAGCCGAGCCCCTCTCGGTTGGCACGCCATATATATagactaggcgtatagcccgcgtaTTTGCGcgactagtattgaaaattcaaaaatttgcatgtcgttgtatccttacttaaaagtTATACTAACTTTTTACCGTACATCAtcatgttcattatcgtaaattatgtcttattgttgattaaaacaattcaactatgatctacctataaaaACAATTTGATtagttgagctttaataatattatgcggataattattcttattttcattttattttgattgattgttcttagctttagtttttattaataatatatatttgtaattgatacatagctaaatggtattttatatttaatttttcataatggtattggtgtgtgatttttaattaggcacagaggtattttagactaatttttattgtaatgacagtggtggataatttttatttttctattttctccgattaacgtgggaattttaggccttgagagcgaacgtggagactccgtttgttggctaaataataaaataatagataGATAGCCTTCCCAAATGCTGTGCGCCGGCCAAGGACGCCACCCCGATCGTTCGATGTCTCCATGCTGCAATTCCAACTTGCAATGCGTGATCGATGGAAGCAAAAACCCACGCATGCAACGACACGCGTTTCCACGAGGATTGGATAAGTGTTTTCTTCATCTCTTACTTGATGTGGCAGTGACACGACGAAACGTAGTGCGGTCTGATCTGCCCTGACTTGCTAGTGACCACTGTCCACGACCAGGCCCAGCTACATCGATCGGTGGCAGCTTAGCTCGAGCCCACTGGAATGGAGCCGGGGTGAATTCACCACGAGGAAATCCTGGACGCTGCAGCGTGGACCATGTGCTAAGGTTGATCGTGGAAGAGGAAGACGGAACGAAAAGGGTAAACAACGACGAACATGCGCTGTTCCCGGTGCCGTGGCGGTGTTAAAGGACATTgtcatcgtggtgagctcatGTGTACGAGTCCGCCGCCGGTGATCGCTCGTCGGCCAGCTCAGGTGCATGTGATCCTAGTCCTAGGCTCCTAGAAACCGATGTAGGACGGCTTTCACGTACGTCAACGTCACGAGCAGACCGTTGGGGCCTCGCCATCAGCAACACATGTGTCGCGGCAGCGACATGAGCGGAGCTCGAAGGACACATGCGGCCATGCCCGATTCCGATCGATTTCCGCCGCCTCTATCCATCGACCAGCTGCTTGGGAGCAGCCAACAGATTGCCAAGAAACCGGTGCGAGCAGGCTAGTCGGGCTCACGGTTTCCGGGGGCGCAGGCAAGCACGACGACCGCCCACACTCTTGGGAGACCGTACCCCAACTCCTCAAGTTGAACGCAGCGCTGTCGTGGCGCGTTCCCGCGCACGCAtcagccgcgccgcgccgccaccatcgaTCTCTCCCTGCTGCCTCGCTTGCTAGTTGCCGCCTTATCCGAGCAATGATAGTTGGTGAAAATTATTAGTGCCAGCAGCCAGCTTGTCGCGGTGTCATCTACCGGCCCAACGCTAGCTAGCTTCTCCTATCTTCACCGGTTTTTTGGACCAAAGATAATAAATTCAATTTAGTAGTAATTGGCAATGGACCAGGTCCAGCTCTTCCGTGCATGCATGATCTGAGCGTGCAGCCCGGAAAGCTTCGCCCGGTTTCTGCGCGCACACAGATCATCAGGTCAGAAGCCGGGCGGGGGGAGCTTGCCATTGCCATGCACGGACGGAACAGTGCCGCAGCATGGGAGCGCGTACATACTGCCCCACCCGTGCCACGGGCTCacgggccggcggccgcggccgcacgGATGCAACGCAACGCGAGCTCGGGGGCGCGTGACGGCCGCGCGCGCGTACGCTCCGCGTGCAATGGCTGCCCTGCGCGCGAGGGCGCCGCGAcagcgcgctctctctctccgacGTCCACGGACGATCGAGCCCCCCGGCCCTTGGCCGCTTGCCTCGACCGCCTGCGTCGCTTTCGTCTCCGGGGTGGGGCGGCTGCGTCTGAGCTCGTGCGCCGGCTTCGCGGCTGCACCCTCTTGGGATTCACGGGCTTCTTCCACGGCAACTACATTgtagctaggggtggtaatgggccatggccctagtggcctcttcacagtccaacaagatctttaaattttttagttcaaaattttataagattagagcccgatCTTCTTAG
This sequence is a window from Panicum virgatum strain AP13 chromosome 7K, P.virgatum_v5, whole genome shotgun sequence. Protein-coding genes within it:
- the LOC120643156 gene encoding auxin-induced protein X10A-like, whose amino-acid sequence is MCKIAITIPSLVCLRRAVRRWRSRAATASSRSGEGAGAAAAAVPAGHVAVRVEGGGDGCGPRRFVVRLAHLSHPAFRDLLRQAEEEYGFPAAPGPIALPCDEDHFLDVLHRVSSSSSASCCGPALRHGRGDSRPLLQGMAVEKLVC